A single Cannabis sativa cultivar Pink pepper isolate KNU-18-1 chromosome 7, ASM2916894v1, whole genome shotgun sequence DNA region contains:
- the LOC115697078 gene encoding UDP-glycosyltransferase 79B30, whose amino-acid sequence MAEEKKLHIAMYPWFAMGHLTSFLHISNKLAERGHIISFYIPTKTQSKLLSFNLHPHLISFIPINVPHVEGLPPGSETTSDVPFHLLPFLMTAMDLTRPQLELSLQNLKPQFIFFDFTHWVPQTACRFGIRSICYVTVSPATLCFLISSDRELSEVNPLTEADLLEPKPGFPSSYIKFKSHEARNLVKLTENEFGSGISFHKRQQISLNDSDAIAFKTSREMEGIYSDYVAEKWGKTVILAGPVVPEKPKSVLEGETAAFLSKFEKGSVVYCAFGSECVLAKEQFQELVLGLELTNRPFLVALKPPIGFETVDSALPDGFKRRVGSRGMVHGGWVQQHLILSHGSVGCFVTHCGSGSLLEAMVNECQMVLVPNVGDQFINARIMSKDLKVGVEVEKGDEDGLFTKEGVCTAVEAVMDKDSRVGEEVRANHKKWRDFLLSEGLEDSYIDAFINKLYGLIST is encoded by the coding sequence ATGGCTGAAGAAAAGAAGCTTCACATAGCGATGTATCCATGGTTCGCCATGGGACACCTCACCTCATTCCTCCACATTTCCAACAAGTTAGCCGAGAGAGGCCACATAATCTCCTTCTACATACCAACCAAAACGCAGTCCAAATTACTGTCGTTCAACCTCCACCCACACCTCATCTCCTTCATCCCCATAAACGTGCCTCACGTCGAAGGCCTCCCTCCCGGTTCTGAAACTACTTCTGACGTTCCTTTCCATCTACTGCCCTTTCTCATGACCGCCATGGATCTCACTCGTCCCCAACTCGAACTTTCCCTTCAAAACCTCAAACCCCAATTCATCTTCTTCGATTTCACTCATTGGGTACCTCAAACGGCATGTCGTTTTGGGATTAGGTCCATCTGTTACGTAACCGTTAGCCCTGCAACACTCTGCTTCCTGATCAGTTCAGACAGAGAATTGAGCGAAGTTAATCCCTTAACGGAAGCCGATTTATTAGAGCCTAAACCCGGTTTCCCATCATCGTACATTAAATTTAAGTCTCACGAAGCTCGGAATCTGGTTAAATTAACAGAAAATGAATTCGGGAGTGGCATCTCATTCCATAAACGACAGCAAATCTCGTTAAACGACAGCGATGCTATCGCCTTCAAAACCTCCAGAGAGATGGAAGGAATCTACTCCGATTATGTAGCCGAAAAGTGGGGGAAGACAGTTATTCTGGCGGGCCCGGTCGTTCCTGAAAAACCGAAATCGGTATTGGAAGGTGAAACGGCGGCTTTTCTTTCTAAATTCGAGAAGGGAAGTGTGGTGTACTGCGCCTTCGGAAGCGAATGTGTTTTGGCGAAGGAGCAATTCCAAGAACTTGTTTTGGGTCTTGAGTTAACAAATAGACCGTTCTTAGTGGCGCTGAAACCTCCAATTGGGTTCGAAACAGTTGATTCAGCTTTGCCAGATGGGTTCAAGAGGAGAGTTGGGAGTAGAGGGATGGTCCATGGTGGTTGGGTCCAGCAGCATCTGATACTGAGCCATGGCTCGGTTGGGTGCTTTGTTACTCATTGTGGTTCTGGGTCTTTACTTGAGGCTATGGTGAATGAGTGTCAAATGGTTTTGGTCCCAAATGTTGGAGATCAGTTTATTAATGCGAGGATTATGAGTAAAGATCTTAAAGTTGGAGTTGAGGTTGAAAAAGGAGATGAAGAtgggttgtttacaaaagaagGTGTTTGTACTGCTGTGGAGGCTGTGATGGATAAGGACAGCCGCGTGGGCGAGGAAGTGAGGGCAAATCATAAGAAATGGAGAGATTTTCTATTGAGTGAAGGGCTTGAGGACTCTTATATTGATGCCTTTATCAACAAACTCTACGGTCTCATCAGTACCTAG